The Colias croceus chromosome 11, ilColCroc2.1 genome has a segment encoding these proteins:
- the LOC123695565 gene encoding uncharacterized protein LOC123695565, which yields MHKLPQDIVDCVVGIMDDGPEPMKNFKPVQKIKNGLEKFWASHQAQYEARGRSSGSRVNRVHRHNAAYPKLIDELDRRRSMTKITALKKKDIKFRRDPTSNGCAKFKRNKYRRRGRAKSKAKSKSRTHRVSSRTKISKPHSKGNNRNRFASHFVTTGCQCAYVLVKDKKLGTDYAGIFNMESKLNVNMSKVITDAKAAKAPSSNASKTQAKSVNSSKYPDTSVASMSTYHSYATLDQEPMV from the exons ATGCACAAGCTGCCACAAGATATCGTCGATTGTGTAGTTGGCATAATGGACGATGGACCTGAGCCTATGAAGAATTTTAAACCCGTGCAG aaaataaaaaatggccTGGAGAAATTCTGGGCGAGCCACCAAGCGCAATACGAGGCACGAGGCAGAAGCAGTGGGAGTCGTGTGAACCGTGTGCACCGACACAATGCTGCTTATCCCAAGCTGATTGATGAACTGGACAGGCGTCGGTCGATGACGaag ATAACTGCTCTAAAGAAAAAAGATATAAAGTTCCGAAGAGATCCAACTTCCAATGGTTGCGCTAAATTTAAAAGGAACAAGTACAGGCGCCGCGGCCGCGCTAAGTCCAAAGCAAAATCGAAGTCACGCACACACCGCGTCTCGTCAAGaacaaaaataagtaaacCACATTCCAAAGGGAATAATCGCAATAGGTTTGCATCACATTTTGTGACAACGGGATGTCAGTGCGCGTACGTATTGgtgaaagataaaaaattggGCACAGATTACGCGGGAATTTTCAATATGGAATCCAAATTGAATGTCAATATGTCAAAAGTAATAACTGATGCGAAGGCGGCAAAAGCACCGAGTTCTAATGCATCGAAGACACAGGCTAAATCTGTTAATTCGTCGAAATATCCCGATACCAGTGTAGCGTCTATGAGTACATATCATAGTTACGCTACTCTTGATCAAGAGCCAATGGTTTGA